From Drosophila nasuta strain 15112-1781.00 chromosome X, ASM2355853v1, whole genome shotgun sequence, one genomic window encodes:
- the LOC132795014 gene encoding palmitoyltransferase ZDHHC8 isoform X2, with protein sequence MPKCDVKTRYIPATFAWIVLLLTTFLFFFYPCQYYVKTHPWVLAYQGVITFFVLANFTLATFMDPGIIPKDCEEEFRAPLYKNAEINGITVKMKWCVTCKFYRPPRCSHCSVCNHCIETFDHHCPWVNNCIGRRNYRFFFFFLVSLSIHMLSIFSLCLFYVLKIMPSIKQTAPIVAMILMGLVTVLAIPIFGLTGFHMVLVSRGRTTNEQVTGKFKGGYNPFSRGCWHNCCYTQFGPQYPSLLKPKKYASRRSQTQNQAISTICNDRTNQQTNSGSGSGAGAGGNGSTAGVGVGSGMRGTSVQYSPRSFYDTSREKRGIQVKTYMAEGNGYNQRSGSTTLYSKLSPGRECSDTDLEPPQASQSQDCEPTPPLQRHNSSNFYLPQVSDTTPGGINIASMNNGNIASGAGAPNSSTQPGGGGGGGGGGDSPRHLRMYHPRHSPHARPRGLDPQRGYTSDALSPDHPGAGYVVNGGQVGGVVQGQVAQSQRGSGGVGGGNTTATPTMQQRIKPLGVATPLVMASPVRRSNPGTPTQPRRPDFIGLNAQAAQQQQQQQAAAAAAAYYEYTSGLPPQHPQAPSIQQQQQLLLQQQRVMLQHQQQQQQALQQQQQSLAQAAYGGSPQRRFLSEGELVRQGTGGNELSYARSNNTVDNIRELAGSPQRGVYMWKDTSPGFSTAPGGNVGGVPASVSMGSSAGTLPNSSSISAGGALQHGQYITAGAGGHPLIMTHSRLQDYANQQQHQQQQQQHQQQAAVAAAAAAAAAAASYHRSNPTSPTTMPQTSAAQTYILRYGGGATGASGSSGSIANVAASNNNAGNSNVNTSGGYQPQLRGGVAVFPPNPMGGVSVSSAAGALQPQPSPQIKRKQTPTRPMSFVRALEMTDSMEMQSLEQQQQQQVAAAAAAAANMARNNGGLPSGVVPTSLAQQNAAAAAAAAAVGRSAAAAAAAQNAASGTPDRASIYDMNYEISV encoded by the exons CTGCCAGTACTATGTGAAGACACATCCTTGGGTGCTGGCATATCAGGGCGTTATCACATTCTTTGTGCTGGCCAACTTTACGCTGGCCACATTCATGGATCCGGGCATTATACCCAAAG ACTGTGAAGAGGAGTTCCGTGCACCGCTCTACAAGAATGCCGAAATCAATGGCATCACCGTCAAAATGAAATGGTGTGTCACCTGTAAATTCTATCGCCCGCCCCGCTGCTCTCACTGCTCTGTCTGCAATCATTGCATTGAG ACATTTGATCATCACTGTCCGTGGGTGAACAATTGCATTGGGAGACGCAACTATAgattctttttcttcttcctcgTCTCACTCTCCATCCATATGCTGAGCATATTCTCACTATGCCTCTTCTATGTGCTCAAAATCATGCCAAGCATCAAACAGACGGCGCCCATTGTCGC TATGATACTGATGGGCCTTGTCACAGTGCTGGCAATACCAATATTTGGCCTTACGGGCTTCCATATGGTGCTGGTGTCGCGGGGTCGCACCACAAACGAGCAGGTGACGGGCAAATTCAAGGGCGGCTACAATCCATTCTCACGTGGCTGTTGGCACAACTGTTGCTACACGCAGTTTGGACCCCAGTATCCaag TTTGCTGAAGCCAAAGAAGTATGCATCGAGGAGATCACAGACACAGAATCAAGCGATAAGCACTATTTGCAACGATCGGACCAATCAACAGACCAACtccggcagcggcagcggagCAGGAGCCGGCGGCAATGGCAGCACGGCCGGCGTAGGCGTTGGCAGCGGCATGCGCGGCACTTCGGTACAATATTCACCCCGCTCCTTCTATGATACGAGTCGGGAGAAGCGTGGAATTCAGGTAAAGACTTATATGGCCGAGGGCAATGGTTATAATCAGCGGTCGGGCAGCACAACGCTTTATAGTAAG CTGTCGCCGGGTCGCGAATGCTCGGACACGGATCTGGAGCCGCCGCAAGCGTCACAGAGTCAAGACTGCGAGCCGACGCCGCCGTTGCAGCGTCACAACTCGAGCAACTTTTACCTGCCGCAAGTGAGCGACACGACACCCGGTGGCATCAACATAGCCAGCATGAACAACGGCAACATTGCCAGCGGTGCTGGTGCACCAAATTCATCCACACAACcaggcggtggcggtggcggtggcggtggtggcgaCTCGCCTCGCCATCTACGCATGTATCATCCTCGACACAGTCCGCACGCAAGGCCCAG GGGACTGGATCCACAGCGAGGCTACACGAGTGACGCACTCTCGCCGGACCATCCGGGTGCCGGGTATGTGGTCAACGGTGGTCAGGTTGGCGGCGTCGTTCAGGGTCAGGTAGCACAAAGTCAGCGTGGCAGCGGCGGTGTCGGTGGCGGCAATACCACCGCCACGCCCACCATGCAACAACGAATCAAGCCACTGGGCGTAGCCACGCCACTTGTGATGGCAAGTCCAGTGAGAAG ATCCAATCCAGGCACGCCGACGCAGCCGCGTCGTCCCGACTTCATTGGCCTCAATGCGCAGGCtgcccaacagcagcagcagcaacaggcggcagcggcggccGCAGCTTACTATGAGTACACGAGTGGGTTGCCGCCACAGCATCCGCAGGCGCCGAGcattcagcagcagcagcaactgttgctgcaacagcagcgagtcatgctgcagcatcagcagcagcaacagcaag cattgcaacagcagcaacaatcgtTGGCCCAAGCGGCCTACGGCGGCAGTCCGCAGCGTCGCTTCCTCTCCGAAGGCGAACTGGTTCGTCAGGGCACCGGCGGCAACGAGTTGTCGTATGCACGCTCCAACAATACGGTGGATAATATACGCGAGCTTGCTGGCAGTCCGCAGCGCGGCGTCTACATGTGGAAGGACACGTCGCCCGGCTTCAGTACGGCACCTGGTGGGAATGTTGGTGGCGTGCCAGCCTCGGTGAGCATGGGCAGTAGTGCGGGCACACtgccaaacagcagcagcatctcgGCGGGCGGTGCGCTTCAGCATGGCCAGTATATCACAGCCGGCGCCGGTGGCCATCCACTAATCATGACGCATTCGCGTCTGCAGGACTATGccaatcaacagcaacatcaacagcagcagcagcagcaccaacaacaggctgccgttgcagctgctgccgctgcagcagcagcagccgcttcATATCATCGCTCGAATCCCACAAGTCCAACAACCATGCCACAGACATCCGCTGCCCAAACCTATATCTTACGCTATGGCGGCGGCGCCACTGGCGCTTcgggcagcagcggcagcattgCCAATGTCGCTGCGTCCAACAACAATGCCGGCAACAGCAATGTCAACACTAGCGGCGGCTATCAGCCACAGCTGCGTGGCGGCGTTGCTGTCTTTCCACCCAATCCGATGGGCGGTGTGAGTGTGAGCAGCGCAGCGGGCGCATTGCAACCGCAGCCATCGCCGCAAATCAAACGCAAGCAGACGCCAACGCGACCCATGAGCTTTGTGCGCGCCCTCGAGATGACGGACTCGATGGAGATGCAATCgctggagcaacagcagcagcaacaggtcGCTGCCGCAGCGGCCGCGGCTGCGAATATGGCACGCAACAATGGCGGATTGCCGAGCGGCGTGGTGCCCACGAGTCTGGCCCAACAGAATGCAGCGGCTGccgcagcagcggcggcagttGGTCGCAgtgcagcggcggcggcagcggcacaGAATGCGGCGAGCGGCACACCGGATCGTGCCAGCATCTATGATATGAACTATGAGATCTCTGTATAA
- the LOC132795014 gene encoding palmitoyltransferase ZDHHC8 isoform X3, with protein sequence MPKCDVKTRYIPATFAWIVLLLTTFLFFFYPCQYYVKTHPWVLAYQGVITFFVLANFTLATFMDPGIIPKASPDEDCEEEFRAPLYKNAEINGITVKMKWCVTCKFYRPPRCSHCSVCNHCIETFDHHCPWVNNCIGRRNYRFFFFFLVSLSIHMLSIFSLCLFYVLKIMPSIKQTAPIVAMILMGLVTVLAIPIFGLTGFHMVLVSRGRTTNEQVTGKFKGGYNPFSRGCWHNCCYTQFGPQYPSLLKPKKYASRRSQTQNQAISTICNDRTNQQTNSGSGSGAGAGGNGSTAGVGVGSGMRGTSVQYSPRSFYDTSREKRGIQLSPGRECSDTDLEPPQASQSQDCEPTPPLQRHNSSNFYLPQVSDTTPGGINIASMNNGNIASGAGAPNSSTQPGGGGGGGGGGDSPRHLRMYHPRHSPHARPRGLDPQRGYTSDALSPDHPGAGYVVNGGQVGGVVQGQVAQSQRGSGGVGGGNTTATPTMQQRIKPLGVATPLVMASPVRRSNPGTPTQPRRPDFIGLNAQAAQQQQQQQAAAAAAAYYEYTSGLPPQHPQAPSIQQQQQLLLQQQRVMLQHQQQQQQALQQQQQSLAQAAYGGSPQRRFLSEGELVRQGTGGNELSYARSNNTVDNIRELAGSPQRGVYMWKDTSPGFSTAPGGNVGGVPASVSMGSSAGTLPNSSSISAGGALQHGQYITAGAGGHPLIMTHSRLQDYANQQQHQQQQQQHQQQAAVAAAAAAAAAAASYHRSNPTSPTTMPQTSAAQTYILRYGGGATGASGSSGSIANVAASNNNAGNSNVNTSGGYQPQLRGGVAVFPPNPMGGVSVSSAAGALQPQPSPQIKRKQTPTRPMSFVRALEMTDSMEMQSLEQQQQQQVAAAAAAAANMARNNGGLPSGVVPTSLAQQNAAAAAAAAAVGRSAAAAAAAQNAASGTPDRASIYDMNYEISV encoded by the exons CTGCCAGTACTATGTGAAGACACATCCTTGGGTGCTGGCATATCAGGGCGTTATCACATTCTTTGTGCTGGCCAACTTTACGCTGGCCACATTCATGGATCCGGGCATTATACCCAAAG CCTCGCCCGACGAAGACTGTGAAGAGGAGTTCCGTGCACCGCTCTACAAGAATGCCGAAATCAATGGCATCACCGTCAAAATGAAATGGTGTGTCACCTGTAAATTCTATCGCCCGCCCCGCTGCTCTCACTGCTCTGTCTGCAATCATTGCATTGAG ACATTTGATCATCACTGTCCGTGGGTGAACAATTGCATTGGGAGACGCAACTATAgattctttttcttcttcctcgTCTCACTCTCCATCCATATGCTGAGCATATTCTCACTATGCCTCTTCTATGTGCTCAAAATCATGCCAAGCATCAAACAGACGGCGCCCATTGTCGC TATGATACTGATGGGCCTTGTCACAGTGCTGGCAATACCAATATTTGGCCTTACGGGCTTCCATATGGTGCTGGTGTCGCGGGGTCGCACCACAAACGAGCAGGTGACGGGCAAATTCAAGGGCGGCTACAATCCATTCTCACGTGGCTGTTGGCACAACTGTTGCTACACGCAGTTTGGACCCCAGTATCCaag TTTGCTGAAGCCAAAGAAGTATGCATCGAGGAGATCACAGACACAGAATCAAGCGATAAGCACTATTTGCAACGATCGGACCAATCAACAGACCAACtccggcagcggcagcggagCAGGAGCCGGCGGCAATGGCAGCACGGCCGGCGTAGGCGTTGGCAGCGGCATGCGCGGCACTTCGGTACAATATTCACCCCGCTCCTTCTATGATACGAGTCGGGAGAAGCGTGGAATTCAG CTGTCGCCGGGTCGCGAATGCTCGGACACGGATCTGGAGCCGCCGCAAGCGTCACAGAGTCAAGACTGCGAGCCGACGCCGCCGTTGCAGCGTCACAACTCGAGCAACTTTTACCTGCCGCAAGTGAGCGACACGACACCCGGTGGCATCAACATAGCCAGCATGAACAACGGCAACATTGCCAGCGGTGCTGGTGCACCAAATTCATCCACACAACcaggcggtggcggtggcggtggcggtggtggcgaCTCGCCTCGCCATCTACGCATGTATCATCCTCGACACAGTCCGCACGCAAGGCCCAG GGGACTGGATCCACAGCGAGGCTACACGAGTGACGCACTCTCGCCGGACCATCCGGGTGCCGGGTATGTGGTCAACGGTGGTCAGGTTGGCGGCGTCGTTCAGGGTCAGGTAGCACAAAGTCAGCGTGGCAGCGGCGGTGTCGGTGGCGGCAATACCACCGCCACGCCCACCATGCAACAACGAATCAAGCCACTGGGCGTAGCCACGCCACTTGTGATGGCAAGTCCAGTGAGAAG ATCCAATCCAGGCACGCCGACGCAGCCGCGTCGTCCCGACTTCATTGGCCTCAATGCGCAGGCtgcccaacagcagcagcagcaacaggcggcagcggcggccGCAGCTTACTATGAGTACACGAGTGGGTTGCCGCCACAGCATCCGCAGGCGCCGAGcattcagcagcagcagcaactgttgctgcaacagcagcgagtcatgctgcagcatcagcagcagcaacagcaag cattgcaacagcagcaacaatcgtTGGCCCAAGCGGCCTACGGCGGCAGTCCGCAGCGTCGCTTCCTCTCCGAAGGCGAACTGGTTCGTCAGGGCACCGGCGGCAACGAGTTGTCGTATGCACGCTCCAACAATACGGTGGATAATATACGCGAGCTTGCTGGCAGTCCGCAGCGCGGCGTCTACATGTGGAAGGACACGTCGCCCGGCTTCAGTACGGCACCTGGTGGGAATGTTGGTGGCGTGCCAGCCTCGGTGAGCATGGGCAGTAGTGCGGGCACACtgccaaacagcagcagcatctcgGCGGGCGGTGCGCTTCAGCATGGCCAGTATATCACAGCCGGCGCCGGTGGCCATCCACTAATCATGACGCATTCGCGTCTGCAGGACTATGccaatcaacagcaacatcaacagcagcagcagcagcaccaacaacaggctgccgttgcagctgctgccgctgcagcagcagcagccgcttcATATCATCGCTCGAATCCCACAAGTCCAACAACCATGCCACAGACATCCGCTGCCCAAACCTATATCTTACGCTATGGCGGCGGCGCCACTGGCGCTTcgggcagcagcggcagcattgCCAATGTCGCTGCGTCCAACAACAATGCCGGCAACAGCAATGTCAACACTAGCGGCGGCTATCAGCCACAGCTGCGTGGCGGCGTTGCTGTCTTTCCACCCAATCCGATGGGCGGTGTGAGTGTGAGCAGCGCAGCGGGCGCATTGCAACCGCAGCCATCGCCGCAAATCAAACGCAAGCAGACGCCAACGCGACCCATGAGCTTTGTGCGCGCCCTCGAGATGACGGACTCGATGGAGATGCAATCgctggagcaacagcagcagcaacaggtcGCTGCCGCAGCGGCCGCGGCTGCGAATATGGCACGCAACAATGGCGGATTGCCGAGCGGCGTGGTGCCCACGAGTCTGGCCCAACAGAATGCAGCGGCTGccgcagcagcggcggcagttGGTCGCAgtgcagcggcggcggcagcggcacaGAATGCGGCGAGCGGCACACCGGATCGTGCCAGCATCTATGATATGAACTATGAGATCTCTGTATAA
- the LOC132795014 gene encoding palmitoyltransferase ZDHHC8 isoform X1, which yields MPKCDVKTRYIPATFAWIVLLLTTFLFFFYPCQYYVKTHPWVLAYQGVITFFVLANFTLATFMDPGIIPKASPDEDCEEEFRAPLYKNAEINGITVKMKWCVTCKFYRPPRCSHCSVCNHCIETFDHHCPWVNNCIGRRNYRFFFFFLVSLSIHMLSIFSLCLFYVLKIMPSIKQTAPIVAMILMGLVTVLAIPIFGLTGFHMVLVSRGRTTNEQVTGKFKGGYNPFSRGCWHNCCYTQFGPQYPSLLKPKKYASRRSQTQNQAISTICNDRTNQQTNSGSGSGAGAGGNGSTAGVGVGSGMRGTSVQYSPRSFYDTSREKRGIQVKTYMAEGNGYNQRSGSTTLYSKLSPGRECSDTDLEPPQASQSQDCEPTPPLQRHNSSNFYLPQVSDTTPGGINIASMNNGNIASGAGAPNSSTQPGGGGGGGGGGDSPRHLRMYHPRHSPHARPRGLDPQRGYTSDALSPDHPGAGYVVNGGQVGGVVQGQVAQSQRGSGGVGGGNTTATPTMQQRIKPLGVATPLVMASPVRRSNPGTPTQPRRPDFIGLNAQAAQQQQQQQAAAAAAAYYEYTSGLPPQHPQAPSIQQQQQLLLQQQRVMLQHQQQQQQALQQQQQSLAQAAYGGSPQRRFLSEGELVRQGTGGNELSYARSNNTVDNIRELAGSPQRGVYMWKDTSPGFSTAPGGNVGGVPASVSMGSSAGTLPNSSSISAGGALQHGQYITAGAGGHPLIMTHSRLQDYANQQQHQQQQQQHQQQAAVAAAAAAAAAAASYHRSNPTSPTTMPQTSAAQTYILRYGGGATGASGSSGSIANVAASNNNAGNSNVNTSGGYQPQLRGGVAVFPPNPMGGVSVSSAAGALQPQPSPQIKRKQTPTRPMSFVRALEMTDSMEMQSLEQQQQQQVAAAAAAAANMARNNGGLPSGVVPTSLAQQNAAAAAAAAAVGRSAAAAAAAQNAASGTPDRASIYDMNYEISV from the exons CTGCCAGTACTATGTGAAGACACATCCTTGGGTGCTGGCATATCAGGGCGTTATCACATTCTTTGTGCTGGCCAACTTTACGCTGGCCACATTCATGGATCCGGGCATTATACCCAAAG CCTCGCCCGACGAAGACTGTGAAGAGGAGTTCCGTGCACCGCTCTACAAGAATGCCGAAATCAATGGCATCACCGTCAAAATGAAATGGTGTGTCACCTGTAAATTCTATCGCCCGCCCCGCTGCTCTCACTGCTCTGTCTGCAATCATTGCATTGAG ACATTTGATCATCACTGTCCGTGGGTGAACAATTGCATTGGGAGACGCAACTATAgattctttttcttcttcctcgTCTCACTCTCCATCCATATGCTGAGCATATTCTCACTATGCCTCTTCTATGTGCTCAAAATCATGCCAAGCATCAAACAGACGGCGCCCATTGTCGC TATGATACTGATGGGCCTTGTCACAGTGCTGGCAATACCAATATTTGGCCTTACGGGCTTCCATATGGTGCTGGTGTCGCGGGGTCGCACCACAAACGAGCAGGTGACGGGCAAATTCAAGGGCGGCTACAATCCATTCTCACGTGGCTGTTGGCACAACTGTTGCTACACGCAGTTTGGACCCCAGTATCCaag TTTGCTGAAGCCAAAGAAGTATGCATCGAGGAGATCACAGACACAGAATCAAGCGATAAGCACTATTTGCAACGATCGGACCAATCAACAGACCAACtccggcagcggcagcggagCAGGAGCCGGCGGCAATGGCAGCACGGCCGGCGTAGGCGTTGGCAGCGGCATGCGCGGCACTTCGGTACAATATTCACCCCGCTCCTTCTATGATACGAGTCGGGAGAAGCGTGGAATTCAGGTAAAGACTTATATGGCCGAGGGCAATGGTTATAATCAGCGGTCGGGCAGCACAACGCTTTATAGTAAG CTGTCGCCGGGTCGCGAATGCTCGGACACGGATCTGGAGCCGCCGCAAGCGTCACAGAGTCAAGACTGCGAGCCGACGCCGCCGTTGCAGCGTCACAACTCGAGCAACTTTTACCTGCCGCAAGTGAGCGACACGACACCCGGTGGCATCAACATAGCCAGCATGAACAACGGCAACATTGCCAGCGGTGCTGGTGCACCAAATTCATCCACACAACcaggcggtggcggtggcggtggcggtggtggcgaCTCGCCTCGCCATCTACGCATGTATCATCCTCGACACAGTCCGCACGCAAGGCCCAG GGGACTGGATCCACAGCGAGGCTACACGAGTGACGCACTCTCGCCGGACCATCCGGGTGCCGGGTATGTGGTCAACGGTGGTCAGGTTGGCGGCGTCGTTCAGGGTCAGGTAGCACAAAGTCAGCGTGGCAGCGGCGGTGTCGGTGGCGGCAATACCACCGCCACGCCCACCATGCAACAACGAATCAAGCCACTGGGCGTAGCCACGCCACTTGTGATGGCAAGTCCAGTGAGAAG ATCCAATCCAGGCACGCCGACGCAGCCGCGTCGTCCCGACTTCATTGGCCTCAATGCGCAGGCtgcccaacagcagcagcagcaacaggcggcagcggcggccGCAGCTTACTATGAGTACACGAGTGGGTTGCCGCCACAGCATCCGCAGGCGCCGAGcattcagcagcagcagcaactgttgctgcaacagcagcgagtcatgctgcagcatcagcagcagcaacagcaag cattgcaacagcagcaacaatcgtTGGCCCAAGCGGCCTACGGCGGCAGTCCGCAGCGTCGCTTCCTCTCCGAAGGCGAACTGGTTCGTCAGGGCACCGGCGGCAACGAGTTGTCGTATGCACGCTCCAACAATACGGTGGATAATATACGCGAGCTTGCTGGCAGTCCGCAGCGCGGCGTCTACATGTGGAAGGACACGTCGCCCGGCTTCAGTACGGCACCTGGTGGGAATGTTGGTGGCGTGCCAGCCTCGGTGAGCATGGGCAGTAGTGCGGGCACACtgccaaacagcagcagcatctcgGCGGGCGGTGCGCTTCAGCATGGCCAGTATATCACAGCCGGCGCCGGTGGCCATCCACTAATCATGACGCATTCGCGTCTGCAGGACTATGccaatcaacagcaacatcaacagcagcagcagcagcaccaacaacaggctgccgttgcagctgctgccgctgcagcagcagcagccgcttcATATCATCGCTCGAATCCCACAAGTCCAACAACCATGCCACAGACATCCGCTGCCCAAACCTATATCTTACGCTATGGCGGCGGCGCCACTGGCGCTTcgggcagcagcggcagcattgCCAATGTCGCTGCGTCCAACAACAATGCCGGCAACAGCAATGTCAACACTAGCGGCGGCTATCAGCCACAGCTGCGTGGCGGCGTTGCTGTCTTTCCACCCAATCCGATGGGCGGTGTGAGTGTGAGCAGCGCAGCGGGCGCATTGCAACCGCAGCCATCGCCGCAAATCAAACGCAAGCAGACGCCAACGCGACCCATGAGCTTTGTGCGCGCCCTCGAGATGACGGACTCGATGGAGATGCAATCgctggagcaacagcagcagcaacaggtcGCTGCCGCAGCGGCCGCGGCTGCGAATATGGCACGCAACAATGGCGGATTGCCGAGCGGCGTGGTGCCCACGAGTCTGGCCCAACAGAATGCAGCGGCTGccgcagcagcggcggcagttGGTCGCAgtgcagcggcggcggcagcggcacaGAATGCGGCGAGCGGCACACCGGATCGTGCCAGCATCTATGATATGAACTATGAGATCTCTGTATAA